A segment of the Bos taurus isolate L1 Dominette 01449 registration number 42190680 breed Hereford chromosome 8, ARS-UCD2.0, whole genome shotgun sequence genome:
GGACAGAGAAGAGGCTCCAAAGcatttcccaaagccaaacttgcaccacaAAAAGGTCGTGGTCACTGTattcactacagctttctgaatcctggtgaaaccattacatctgagaagtatgctcagcaaattgatgagatgcatcAAAAACTGAAACACCTACTCCTGGCATTGGTCAATAGAAAGGGCCCAGCTCTTCTCCATGATAATGCCCACACATAgcacaaccaatgcttcagaagttgaatgaattgggctacgtAGTTTTGCCTCATtcgccatattcacctgacctcttgccaactgactaccacttcttcagcggggaaaatgcttccacagccagcaggaggcagaaaatgctttccaagagttcgttgaatcccaaagaatggatttttacactacaggaataaaccaacttatttcttgttggcaaaaatgtgttgattgtaatgattcctactttgattaataaagatgtgtttgagtctagttatgatttaaaatttatggtctaaaacatcaattacttttgcaccaacctaaataCATCCTTTGGAATTTGGATTGACAATGGCAGAGCCACATGATGGAAGAGGCCTGAGTCTTTCCTACTGTGTCCCTCAATTGCTGCTTGGAGAAGCACCCAATAGAAATATCCTTCTTGAAATGTGAATGAATAGGAACTAACCTCATTCTTTATATGCCACTGAGACTTTGAGGTTTAGCTGTAACAACAGTAACTATAGCTACCTCTCCatctttgcttgtcagtttttctatttcctttctcaCAGTGACTGATACTTTCACTACCTTTGAGTAAAGAAACTACCTGTCTAATAATTTATCCTTTTCCTACCCctgccttttattaaaaaaaaatctggactcCACCAATTCTAAGGCCAGAGAGTGACAGAGCAGTGAGACATGGCAGCCCAGGTCTTCCTGCCTCTCCAGGTGCATGTCAACCAGTGTACACCAGTTACCAGTCCCATTTATCTTCTCCTGTGGGAGTCACAGCACAGAGCTAACCCCTCAGCCCTGGGGTCCAGCTTCAACTAGTGCTTTGGGCTTTTTACTTTAATGATTATGCTGCCTTTGACCTGCCTGATTTCTTAATGTATCCAGATaactattattttcttcatctctccaacttttctgtttctttcatgttTATAGGAGGATGGACATTCATTCATCTTACCAAGAAACAAATACATTCTCATTAACTTAGAGACATGGGTAAAGAGACTAAAGTTTATGTTTTTAAGGATTTTATACCTAAAATAAATGTTCATAAATCCAAACTATCCCCTTATGTCCAAAGAAGGGTcatttaatatttctgaaattttaaaaattcaatagaagAAGATTCCACAACCTAGAATTTCACAGTCTTGGCTGTAAAGCACAATCTAATTTTGCCAGTATGAATTTAGTTATGTGTAAaactcctgtttgtttttttttaattttttcctctttactttGATTCTTGGACTCAAGACCagaatttgaatttgaaatattAGATTAAGTATTGTAAGAAGCATGTTTCCTGCATGCACTTATCTGCTGTCTATAGCAATCACTATAGATTTAATACCATAAACTGGCTTATTATCAAGTAAGGCAAAATGAAATATCAGGTAAACCCATTACTTCCTTGAATTTAGtggctttattttcttattctttgtcTTTATAACCTGTcccattaattttaaattattatattttattttcaatgttgTTTTCAAGTAGGATTATTCTTAGACTGATTCTAAGACTTGTGCTTTTTCAGGtgggaactttaaaaaatgatttcatgAGAACCTAATGTTTTCTGTTTGGAAAAAGAGTTGTTTGACACAGATCAAAGGAGTTTAAATGATTTGAATATAGTTTCTTTATAATTATAAGCATGTATTTtgctttaaattcatttttttttgcaattatCTCTCTTTATTGAGGCAATGAATGATGAGGTGTTACTAAAGTAAAACTCACAGTTTATATCAAAAGCAGCTAAATGATAAACAGACCTTACATATGCTGAGGCTCTGATACAGCACAGGAATAGTTTACCAAAGATTAACGTTCACGATCTGTACTGTTGCAATTTCCTATActaaaaagagaggagaaaaaaaagaacaaattctcTATCTATGGTACCTCATCATTAGTTTTAATAAAGTTTAGGTCGCTTTCTTCAAAAACATTAGTAAAGGAAGGGATCATGTCAACTCCGCTTCATAAGTAGCAGCTCTGTGATCTGTCCCTCTGTGTCTCTACTTCAGGCCCTGTCATTTCTTTCTAGCCTGTTACTACAAACTTGTCAAGAATACCAATGACAATTGATACCTCCTGTTTGGCACGTTCCAATTGCTTCTCTACCTGGCAACAAGACTTCTCTACTCAAACACTTTTATGACTCCCCCACTGCCTTGAGAACAAATCCAAACTCCTTGGCTTGTTCCTAGACTCAGTCCCTTGGCTGACACAATTCCCAACTGGCTCCTAGGCTCTGGCGAGACATAGAGAACTGCAGTTCTCCAAGAGTCAAAATTTTTCATACTGATGTGCTACTTTCTGTCAGCTGCAGCATTCCCAGCCTTACTTCATCCAGCTAACTCCTTAAAGAGTGAGCTTAGACAACACCGTTTCTAAGAAGACCTCCCAGATTCTTCTCTCCCTGTGCCTTTCTGGTATTACAGGCATTTCTGTATTATAGGTATTGCCAATACATGCTCTCCTCTTTTACAAGCCCTAAGCTGTAATGTAATTAACTGTTTGCTTCTTTCTCCCAGGGCAGATTATGAGCATTGGGAGGGCAGGGGCTGCATCTTTTGTCACAGTTGTCCTGGGAACAGCCAACACAGTGGGTGCCATGGGTGTCATTCTCAACATTTGTTGAGAATAAGTGATCTGAGTTCTAGTTGAGTTCTCTTGCTTGGTATTTCAGAAGCCAAGTTCCTTTTATCTAAAACACATATCAATAGTTCACCTAAAGCTTATGGCACTTTTAATTATAAAGAACTGTGCAAGGGCAGGGAATGTGGACCATATAGAGATGAATAAAACATCAAACCTTTCAACTAACTATTCTACTAATCACCTTAAGTTCGATCATAGAGTATATAATAAAGTACAAGGTGCTATTAAAAAACAATGAGGGAAGCAATTGTTTCTGCTGGTAGAGCTATTTACAGCCCCTTTGAGTTGGGCTTTAGATGAAAACTAACATTTCATCAGTTAAAGAACATAAGAGTGTTCAAAGCCATGTGTTGAGGTATGAAAATATATTAACTTAagcaatattatttttcttttaaatacaaaagtaaaatatactcattgtgaaaaaaaaaaaaatatatatatatataaaagccaCTTTTCTCACTCCTATGTCTTGGGGTAAACATTGCAAtgtcttttaaaacaattttcaccacatacacatatataatagtatagatatttatgtttatgaaaatggtttttattttcacaaaaatgaaatcacacTGAAAACACTGCTTTGAACTtgcattttttcattcatttagaaATTCACCAACAGCCTTCCATGTCATTACATCCAGGAAATGAATCTTTTAGAGTATCATGAATCTGGACCACTTATTAGAATCATAAAGAGCAGGCTGATTTATGAATTTACCATTTGTTCCCCtatgcatatatatacttatgtgaAATGTGAAATACACTATTAGCATTTCCTACTTGAGACAGTCTTACCTGAGGAGGCAATTTCTTCACCTCTTTTCATTCCCAATCTTTTATAAATTTCTCTCTCAGGATCAACATAGATTTCATGAGAATACCCAGTTAGTTTACAGAAAGgctgaaaaaaaaagtacagttgGAATTTTTATCAAgacaaatgagagaaaaatagTGATAATCTGACTAAATTTTAGCAAActtagacccaggttcaatccctgggtcaggacgttcccctgaagaagggaatggctaccactcttggcctggagaattccatggacaggggagtgtggcaggctataaatccatggggttgcaaagagttggacatgactgagtgactaacactttagtGATTTaagtaattatataatttttatgtctAAAACAGATTTAGCCTGTTAGGGTCCCAATTGGCTATATACTTACCTCAATATGATGGTAGGATGACTGTCCAATCACTATGAGAGTGACATTTGCTTCCTTTAGGAGAGAAAAAGGACatatacatattattagaaattatgTTTCCCCTAATTATAACTTCCCCTAATTCaattcttttcttccattttaatgcCACCTATAGGCTTCCAGAAGAATGGTATGAGTCAAAGCAATTATGCTAAAATATTCAATTAATTCAGATGATTCTTTTGCTaagtaagaatttaaaaataatagtaattctCTACATTTTCCCAAAAGGCATACATTGAACTAGAATAAAAACTATTAAAGTAGGGTTATTTAATCAGAcaattttattctttcacatCTCAATTGACAAGGTCTGCTGAAAACAGATCTTAATTTTACAGAAGCTACCAATGCTTTCACTAAAAAGCTAACCTGGGGACAAATCTCTATATGCTTCAAGAAATACACCTGTACGTGGCTGTCACAAGAATGTGGAACTGTAATTCCATTAAGGATACAAATTTTTCACATTTAAGTTATACTAGTAACTTCCTGTAATGAACAACTATTTGGAGTGTCTGTATtataaaactgaagaaaagaaaatatttctagcaTTTCTGTTTTTGGTAATTATGAATCAACATTTGAGAATAGGTAGGTTATTAGGTAACATCAAAATTATTATTATGGTTAGTACTTTTACAGTCAGGCAGTAATGAATAGGACAGAAATACACTTCCAATGAGTCTCTTCCCTTTTTGGAGGTGTTGGGGAGATGTGTGGGATGGTGATAATCTGGATTTGTGAGCGTCTGCGCTGGAGAGGCGGTGCATTCCGCCCCTAATGCCATCACACTCCTCATAAACTGCAGGTGAGTTTCACCAAGCCGCCCAGAAGCGGGGCACGCTGCTGCTCACTCTAGGGAAACTTACTTGTAAGAAACTCTTGGGGATTTTGGCCAGATCTTCTACGTATTCCTTGCAGATGTAACACAGGAAATGCTGAAATCCCAACACAGGCAAAAAGGACAAGTTAGCAACTAACACTCTCGGAGTCAGAAATAACCAAGTACTTATGCGTGACGTAATGCAACACCCAAGACGGTTAGAGATGTCAAGGGTGCCCAAATGTGCACTGAAATTGGGCCCCACGCAGTCTCTGTTAGGCCTCTTCGCTCGCTGAGAAAATGGCCTTGGATTGGCGGGCTGCTTTTCCTTTTCCGTTCAAGGAAGCGAGAGCGGAGTACGCCTTCCAGAAACCTTTAGTGGACGACCACTAGAGGAAGGGTCAGGCCGGGCGGGCTCCGTTCTCTGGTCCTGGACCCTTCCAGAGGCCCGATATAACTCCCCCCAGGGGAGGCCGTGGAAGCAACCTCCATCCCTGCCTGCAGGTGAGGTCCCTGCGCTGGATCGTCCCGTCGCCCGTGCTCACCCGCACGAAGACCACGATAGCCCGGCGCTCTCGGAACAGCTCACCAAACAGCACAGGCCTCCCGGAGGCGTCCAGCACCGGCAGCTCGGCCACGGCGGCGGCCAGGGGCTGCCAGCTCGCGGGGCCGCTTGGGACTGGGGCTGGGGCGGCGTGACCGCTGACCTGCCGCGTGACCGGGGCCTCGGAGGGGGCTGCCATCGCGCCCTACGTCCGAGGGCCCTCGGAGAACGACCGAGCGGGCTCGAGGCTGGGTGGATTGGATCGCGGCCAAGCGGAGCGCAAGGGGCGGGGCTCTCCGCGGGGCGGAGCTGCCCGGGGCCCAGGCTCGCTGGGGAGCTCCGGGGCCTAACCCGGTGCACCCGGTGGTTCTTAGACAAGACCTCGAGAGTCTCCTTTTGACGTGGCTCTGATGGTTCCGAAGCTGCAGAAGGGTACAGAGCCACTCTCGAGTTTTCTGACCCAGCCGCTCGTGgtaggaagagagacagagacgcagagagagacagggaggcgggatggggggagggcgggggcggagagagaaggagagacagagacaagagacagggtggggggaagagagaaagagacagagacggCGTGGAGCGGGGAGActgggggaagagagagaagagagaaaagaggagagcGAGATACCAAAGGCGAGAAAGGAGTGGAATATGAAGAAAGCCCCTGCCCTCCGTAGCCATCTGGGCTGCAGTTAGCTCTTAGTTACCTTTTCAAGAGAATCAGTTGCCTACCAAGCACATCCCCCCGCCCCGCTAGATTTAGTCTGGTTTAAATCCACTCCCTCCTCAGTTctcgtgctttttttttttttggagctaTCGTTAACATACACTGTAATGTATAAATCTTAAGTGtggatttaaattttatttttagttaaaatttaaacatttgtcaaaattttatcatggaaatttaaaaacatgcCCAGAAAGTTGAATTTTACAGTGAACACTCCTATATCCACCACCTAGATTCTACTGTTGGTTAACATTTTACTTATCAAAATTAGTGCATCTGTCCACAGTTAGGTGAGTTTTGCCTGATTATTCACCCCTGTTTATGCACTTATtgttgcatgctcagtccctcttTTGCAGCCCCCTGGATggtaactcgccaggctcctctgtccatgggatttttcaggcaagaatattggaatgggtagccgttccctcctccatgggatcttcctgacccaggatccaacccaagtctcctgtgtctcctgctgcattgcaggcagattctttaccactgagccacaactCCATAAAAATATGGACCATTGCTATCGAGAAAATTCcctcaattatattttttaagagcTGGTATAATAAACCTATTTATAAATGTGCTAGGTTGTTTCAGGagtccattttctttcttcaaatttttgttttgctAAAGCTATTTACTAGGGTCCTTAAGTGAgatgactgtgtgtgtatgtatgtatgtaaatgaTGGATTGAGAAGGATGAGAAAAATGGATTTAATTGGCTTTGCATCAGCTTTGTAGTTGTCCTACGCTACATGCATACCAGGTAGTCTTTTAAGCCTGTTTCTATCCCACCTTGCTTTCTTCTGGTGCAGGCTGCAGGCAAGCGTGCATATGGGAATTTAGGAATTTCTGCAGCCTCTTTGAGACTCAGCTGGTCCTGGACTTGGAGGTTGGTCTTGCACTGGGGTTTCTCATAGATGGTGACAATGTGTCCAAGCCTTCCAGGGCAGAACAAGACAACATTCGGGTTCTTTGTCTTTAAAAGTTCACCCACCTTTGTTTCTGGATTTGTGATTCAGAAAATATGATCCTGTAGtgtcctttggactgaaaggagattaaaccagtctatcttgaaggaaatcaaccctgaataatcattggaaggactgatgctgaagcgccaatactttggccacctgatgcgaagagccaaatcattggaaaagaccctgatgctgggaaaaattgaaggtagaAGAAgtagagggtgacagaggatgagatggttggacggcatcaccaattcaatggacatgaatttgggcaaactctaggaggtgctgagggacagggaagcctggtgtgctacagtctatggggtcacagagtcggacacaacttggtgactaaacaacaacaaaatttatgGTATTTGTTTAGTGGAAGACCTTCAGGATCACCCTTATCTAGCACAGAGTATTCACTCTGCCACAAAGTACAGGAGAGACTGATCCAGAATCCTCTGGCTTTCGGTTGTGTAAAGACATCCATTATTGAACACACATTTAAGTGCTCCTAGTTTGAGAAACTCTGCTGTGGGTTGGGACAGTTCTAATCATAGACCTATTTCTAAGTCATGATCTGCCAGTGCTGGGGTACCACAGATGCACTCTCAGGGGCACTgaagcatattttaaatacttgagGGAAGTAGAGGTTATCTGTTTGACATCCTTCTTGTGAGGGGAGGTAGTTCATGATTTCCATGAGACTGCATTTCTTTTCACTATATTTTGAATAATGTCAAATCTTTGCCAAGCTGGGTTTCTAACAATTGTGATAAAAAGCTAGAACCTCACAAAAATCACTGTGTTTAGGGAACAAGGTTGGAGATGTCCAATCTGATTCCAAGACTGGAGAAGTTGTGCAATGTCCAACAGGTAGGCATGCCCTGGGTGAAATAAAGATGTTACTTTTTCTTatagtgtatgtgtgttagtcatatccgactctttgcaaccctttggactgtagcccgccacgctcctctgtccatgggtttttccaggcaaaaatactggagtaggttgccatttcctcctccaggggatcttccagaccagggatcgaatccgtgtcttctgcatctcttgcattgcaggcagattctttaccactgagccacctgggaagtccccttaaTTTATAGTTGTATCTTAAAATGGCTACCAAGTTGTTCAGACAGAAGTTGTTTGGATCTAACTTCTAAGTAAAAGAAACTGATAGGAATTTCTTTCAGCCTAAGGGTGTTGTGAATAAACTATTGACACCAACAAATAAACTACTGTGAACCAAGCAAGTCTGGAAATCTTTGAATCAAACAGTAAGCTCCTTGCCTCTTGCAGCACTGTAATATCTTCACAGACTGGCACAAAGTCTGGCACACTGTAGGCCTCTATGAATCTTGTCCGATTGGTCAATGTACGGAATGTGCAAGAATGGTGGTACCAGAGAGTTTTCAGCAGCTAGCATGGATCCAGTATGAGTGGGAGAAAAGTAGGCAGAGTGCTTTATAGAACTGGTATTTTCCACTGTTTGA
Coding sequences within it:
- the PRXL2C gene encoding peroxiredoxin-like 2C isoform X1, with the protein product MATEGRGFLHIPLLSRLWYLALLFSLFSLFPQSPRSTPSLSLSLFPPPCLLSLSLLLSPPPPSPHPASLSLSASLSLFLPRAAGSENSRVALYPSAASEPSEPRQKETLEVLSKNHRVHRVRPRSSPASLGPGQLRPAESPAPCAPLGRDPIHPASSPLGRSPRALGRRARWQPPPRPRSRGRSAVTPPQPQSQAAPRAGSPWPPPWPSCRCWTPPGGLCCLHFLCYICKEYVEDLAKIPKSFLQEANVTLIVIGQSSYHHIEPFCKLTGYSHEIYVDPEREIYKRLGMKRGEEIASSGQSPHVKSNILSGSIRSLWRAVTGPLFDFQGDPAQQGGTLILGPGNNIHFIHHDRNRLDHKPINSVLQLVGVQHVDFTSRPSVIHV
- the PRXL2C gene encoding peroxiredoxin-like 2C isoform X3, which encodes MATEGRGFLHIPLLSRLWYLALLFSLFSLFPQSPRSTPSLSLSLFPPPCLLSLSLLLSPPPPSPHPASLSLSASLSLFLPRAAGSENSRVALYPSAASEPSEPRQKETLEVLSKNHRVHRVRPRSSPASLGPGQLRPAESPAPCAPLGRDPIHPASSPLGRSPRALGRRARWQPPPRPRSRGRSAVTPPQPQSQAAPRAGSPWPPPWPSCRCWTPPGGLCCLHFLCYICKEYVEDLAKIPKSFLQEANVTLIVIGQSSYHHIEPFCKLTGYSHEIYVDPEREIYKRLGMKRGEEIASSGNNIHFIHHDRNRLDHKPINSVLQLVGVQHVDFTSRPSVIHV
- the PRXL2C gene encoding peroxiredoxin-like 2C isoform X5, whose protein sequence is MAAPSEAPVTRQVSGHAAPAPVPSGPASWQPLAAAVAELPVLDASGRPVLFGELFRERRAIVVFVRHFLCYICKEYVEDLAKIPKSFLQEANVTLIVIGQSSYHHIEPFCKLTGYSHEIYVDPEREIYKRLGMKRGEEIASSGNNIHFIHHDRNRLDHKPINSVLQLVGVQHVDFTSRPSVIHV
- the PRXL2C gene encoding peroxiredoxin-like 2C isoform X4, coding for MAAPSEAPVTRQVSGHAAPAPVPSGPASWQPLAAAVAELPVLDASGRPVLFGELFRERRAIVVFVRHFLCYICKEYVEDLAKIPKSFLQEANVTLIVIGQSSYHHIEPFCKLTGYSHEIYVDPEREIYKRLGMKRGEEIASSGDPAQQGGTLILGPGNNIHFIHHDRNRLDHKPINSVLQLVGVQHVDFTSRPSVIHV
- the PRXL2C gene encoding peroxiredoxin-like 2C → MAAPSEAPVTRQVSGHAAPAPVPSGPASWQPLAAAVAELPVLDASGRPVLFGELFRERRAIVVFVRHFLCYICKEYVEDLAKIPKSFLQEANVTLIVIGQSSYHHIEPFCKLTGYSHEIYVDPEREIYKRLGMKRGEEIASSGQSPHVKSNILSGSIRSLWRAVTGPLFDFQGDPAQQGGTLILGPGNNIHFIHHDRNRLDHKPINSVLQLVGVQHVDFTSRPSVIHV
- the PRXL2C gene encoding peroxiredoxin-like 2C isoform X2 — its product is MATEGRGFLHIPLLSRLWYLALLFSLFSLFPQSPRSTPSLSLSLFPPPCLLSLSLLLSPPPPSPHPASLSLSASLSLFLPRAAGSENSRVALYPSAASEPSEPRQKETLEVLSKNHRVHRVRPRSSPASLGPGQLRPAESPAPCAPLGRDPIHPASSPLGRSPRALGRRARWQPPPRPRSRGRSAVTPPQPQSQAAPRAGSPWPPPWPSCRCWTPPGGLCCLHFLCYICKEYVEDLAKIPKSFLQEANVTLIVIGQSSYHHIEPFCKLTGYSHEIYVDPEREIYKRLGMKRGEEIASSGDPAQQGGTLILGPGNNIHFIHHDRNRLDHKPINSVLQLVGVQHVDFTSRPSVIHV